A genomic segment from Longimicrobium sp. encodes:
- a CDS encoding Plug domain-containing protein, producing the protein MTRRPVRITTLSLAVLLAAACATSRPSNTGATHEPAHSSARYLSAEAIKESGARNAWEVLRRLGGVRLEEGYGGNPERIRPTRGNMTILLDDSPIVLLDGARLLDYDVLRALPARQIASIEFLNGLEGTLKHGSGAGGGAIVILTRTDVDHTN; encoded by the coding sequence ATGACCCGACGCCCCGTCCGCATCACCACCCTTTCGCTGGCGGTGCTCCTGGCCGCGGCGTGCGCCACCTCGCGCCCTTCGAACACGGGCGCCACGCACGAGCCCGCGCACAGCTCGGCGCGCTACCTGAGCGCCGAGGCCATCAAGGAGTCGGGCGCGCGCAACGCGTGGGAGGTGCTGCGCCGCCTGGGCGGCGTGCGGCTGGAAGAGGGGTACGGCGGCAACCCCGAGCGCATCCGCCCCACGCGCGGCAACATGACCATCCTGCTCGACGACTCGCCCATCGTGCTCCTCGACGGCGCGCGCCTGCTGGACTACGACGTCCTCCGCGCGCTCCCGGCGCGGCAGATCGCCTCGATCGAGTTCCTGAACGGGCTGGAGGGCACGCTCAAGCACGGCTCCGGGGCCGGCGGCGGCGCCATCGTCATCCTCACCCGCACCGACGTCGACCACACCAACTGA
- a CDS encoding SusC/RagA family TonB-linked outer membrane protein: MKRLRLLVAALAAAVVPTIAAAQTGTITGRVTNAQNAQPIASATVTVMGTSLRGVTNENGQYRIPGVPAGTHQVTASRLGFSTRTVSATVAAGGTATADLTLSTSAIQLGGLVATATGNEQRTRELGNSVSTLRADSVNMAAVTNVTQLIQGRAAGVAVLQSSGTTGTGARIRIRGNNSISLSNDPIIFIDGVRVNNNTSSSQIDLAGQDFSRLNDLNPEEIENIEVLKGPAASALYGTAAANGVIQITTKRGRAGRTRWNAWSELGSITEPNAYPANYRMRNAANTGNCRPFQADLGLCVTGELQSYNPLEDNSPFRDGSQRTVGLSVGGGTQDIQYFVSGESQRENGIYQNNELKQVNLRGNLTAQVSRKLNLSLRTGYVSNHAQLPYNDNAVEGFIGGGILGQACAVCTPTDLRGGYFSYPKDLRYAFDNSQRVERFTGSLNARFSPLSWLTFNGVAGMDVLNRTEFQDLAPNVFQPANGVADYVIGYRFVLPALIRNFTANASGTATFDLAPSLASTTTAGFSFYRDVGSAWNAGGYNLLAGTNSLNAISERFSIGESNSDVKTVGLLASQQFAWRDKLYLTGSIRGDRNSAFGQDLGFIYYPSLSASWVVAEEPWFPQTNVLSTLRLRAAYGQSGLTPGFRTAKAFFSPVTGTIRSGATEASVPAITVGGAGNADLRPERSREVELGFDAGFFNDRVGFEVTHYDKVSRDALVSRRLASSLGSSQTQTVNLGRVSNKGWEALVNAHLLETRPLRWDATITYSTNRNRLIELGEGVDPIIFGIGGDSQRHEEGFPLGAYFGIPYSFSDANNDGIIGVDEVVPEDEPVFQGTPFPTRESSLNTTLTFFDVLRVSALVDHKGGYKLFNSTEEFRCGVFLNCQAINDPSAPLADQARAVADAAYGVYTGYIEDASFTKLREVSVTLMAPRSMYSRFGLGNLSLTLSGRNLKTWTDYTGLDPELNSGGQSNFSTFDFLGQPPVRYWTARIDLGF, translated from the coding sequence ATGAAAAGGCTCCGGTTGTTGGTGGCCGCCCTCGCGGCGGCAGTCGTACCCACCATCGCGGCCGCGCAGACCGGTACGATCACCGGCCGCGTGACCAATGCGCAGAATGCGCAGCCGATCGCAAGCGCGACGGTGACCGTGATGGGCACATCGCTGCGCGGTGTGACGAACGAGAACGGGCAGTACCGCATTCCCGGCGTGCCTGCGGGCACGCACCAGGTCACGGCTTCGCGTCTGGGCTTCTCGACGCGGACCGTGAGCGCCACCGTGGCCGCCGGCGGCACCGCCACGGCCGACCTCACGCTCTCGACCTCGGCCATCCAGCTGGGCGGCCTGGTGGCCACGGCCACGGGGAACGAGCAGCGCACCCGTGAGCTGGGCAACTCGGTGTCCACCCTTCGCGCCGACAGCGTGAACATGGCCGCCGTGACCAACGTGACCCAGCTGATCCAGGGCCGCGCCGCCGGCGTGGCCGTGCTGCAGAGCTCGGGGACCACGGGCACCGGCGCCCGCATCCGCATCCGCGGCAACAACTCGATCTCGCTCTCGAACGACCCGATCATCTTCATCGACGGCGTGCGCGTGAACAACAACACGTCGTCGTCGCAGATCGACCTGGCCGGGCAGGACTTCTCGCGGCTCAACGACCTGAACCCCGAGGAGATCGAGAACATCGAGGTGCTGAAGGGGCCCGCCGCGTCGGCGCTGTACGGCACCGCGGCCGCCAACGGCGTGATCCAGATCACCACCAAGCGCGGCCGCGCCGGCCGCACCCGGTGGAACGCCTGGAGCGAGCTCGGCTCGATCACCGAGCCGAACGCGTACCCGGCCAACTACCGCATGCGCAACGCGGCCAACACCGGCAACTGCCGGCCCTTCCAGGCCGACCTGGGGCTGTGCGTGACCGGCGAGCTGCAGTCGTACAACCCGCTCGAGGACAACTCGCCCTTCCGTGACGGCAGCCAGCGCACGGTCGGCCTGTCGGTGGGCGGCGGCACGCAGGACATCCAGTACTTCGTGTCGGGCGAGAGCCAGCGCGAGAACGGCATCTACCAGAACAACGAGCTGAAGCAGGTCAACCTGCGCGGCAACCTGACCGCCCAGGTGAGCCGCAAGCTCAACCTGTCGCTGCGGACCGGCTACGTGAGCAATCACGCCCAGCTGCCGTACAACGACAACGCGGTGGAGGGCTTCATCGGCGGCGGCATCCTGGGCCAGGCCTGCGCGGTCTGCACCCCGACCGACCTCCGCGGCGGCTACTTCTCGTATCCGAAGGACCTGCGCTACGCGTTCGACAACTCGCAGCGCGTGGAGCGCTTCACGGGCTCGCTGAACGCGCGCTTCTCGCCGCTGTCGTGGCTGACGTTCAACGGCGTGGCGGGGATGGACGTGCTGAACCGCACCGAGTTCCAGGACCTGGCGCCGAACGTCTTCCAGCCGGCCAACGGCGTGGCGGACTACGTGATCGGGTACCGCTTCGTGCTGCCGGCGCTCATCCGCAACTTCACGGCGAACGCCAGCGGTACGGCCACCTTCGACCTGGCGCCCTCGCTGGCGTCGACCACCACGGCCGGCTTCTCGTTCTACCGCGACGTGGGCAGCGCCTGGAACGCCGGCGGCTACAACCTGCTGGCGGGCACCAACTCGCTGAACGCCATCTCCGAGCGCTTCTCGATCGGCGAGAGCAACTCCGACGTGAAGACGGTGGGTCTGCTGGCGTCGCAGCAGTTCGCCTGGCGCGACAAGCTGTACCTGACGGGCTCGATCCGCGGCGACCGCAACAGCGCGTTCGGCCAGGACCTGGGCTTCATCTACTACCCCTCGCTCTCGGCGTCGTGGGTGGTGGCCGAGGAGCCGTGGTTCCCGCAGACCAACGTGCTGAGCACGCTGCGCCTGCGCGCGGCGTACGGGCAGTCGGGGCTGACCCCCGGCTTCCGCACCGCCAAGGCGTTCTTCAGCCCGGTGACGGGCACCATCCGCAGCGGCGCCACCGAGGCCAGCGTGCCGGCCATCACGGTGGGCGGCGCCGGCAACGCGGACCTGCGGCCGGAGCGGTCGCGCGAGGTGGAGCTCGGGTTCGACGCGGGCTTCTTCAACGACCGCGTGGGCTTCGAGGTGACGCACTACGACAAGGTGTCGCGTGACGCGCTGGTCAGCCGCCGCCTGGCTTCGTCGCTGGGCAGCAGCCAGACGCAGACCGTGAACCTGGGCCGCGTGTCGAACAAGGGGTGGGAGGCGCTGGTCAACGCGCACCTGCTCGAGACGCGTCCGCTGCGCTGGGACGCCACCATCACCTACTCGACCAACCGCAACCGGCTGATCGAGCTGGGCGAGGGCGTGGACCCGATCATCTTCGGCATCGGCGGCGACTCGCAGCGCCACGAGGAGGGCTTCCCGCTCGGCGCGTACTTCGGCATCCCCTACTCCTTCTCCGACGCCAACAACGACGGCATCATCGGGGTGGACGAGGTGGTGCCCGAGGACGAGCCGGTGTTCCAGGGGACGCCGTTCCCGACCCGCGAGTCGAGCCTGAACACCACGCTGACCTTCTTCGACGTGCTGCGCGTGTCGGCCCTGGTGGACCACAAGGGCGGCTACAAGCTGTTCAACAGCACCGAGGAGTTCCGCTGCGGCGTGTTCCTGAACTGCCAGGCCATCAACGACCCGTCCGCTCCGCTGGCCGACCAGGCCCGCGCGGTGGCCGACGCGGCCTACGGCGTGTACACCGGCTACATCGAGGACGCCAGCTTCACCAAGCTGCGCGAGGTCTCGGTCACGCTGATGGCGCCCCGGTCGATGTACTCGCGCTTCGGGCTGGGCAACCTCAGCCTGACGCTGTCGGGCCGGAACCTGAAGACCTGGACCGACTACACCGGCCTGGATCCGGAGCTGAACAGCGGTGGCCAGTCGAACTTCAGCACGTTCGACTTCCTGGGGCAGCCGCCGGTCCGCTACTGGACGGCCCGTATCGACCTGGGCTTCTAA